CAACCACTGCGCTGAGATGTTGACGCAAACTTAGTGAGGTTGGACCTGTCTTTTTGCCTCCCTTCCTGCTCTTTTGGTATAATGGAAGTATTCACAGTGTGAGAAGGAGATATGATGGCGGAAAAGAGATTGGGGACACTGATTACATTAATAGCAGGTATAGCCTGGGGCTTGTCTGGAGTGAGTGGGCAGTACTTGATGTCACGTGGTGTTTCAGTAGATATGATTACCTCCCTGCGTTTGTTGGTATCGGGATTCTTTCTCGTTGGCCTGGCTTATGCTACAGCGAAAGAACAGCTGCTGATAGTATTGAAAAATAGAAAAGCCTTGTTGGGAATTTTTGTTTTTGCGATGTTGGGTCTGGTTCTTAACCAGATGGCTTATTTACAAGCCATCTATCATACCAATGCGGGAACGGCTACGGTTTTACAATACCTTTGCCCTATCTTAGTCTTGGCTTATACCTGTTTGAAAAATAGGGAAAAACCATCAGGGATTGAGTTGATTTCAATTCTCTTAGCCGTAGCAGGAACTTTTCTGATTGCGACTCATGGCAAATTAGATGAATTGGCAGTGACTCCAATCGGTTTGTTCTGGGGAATCTTCTCAGCCTTTACTTATGCGCTATATATTATTTTGCCAGGTAAATTGATCCGTCAATACGGCAGTATAACGGTGATTGGTTTAGGGATGTTAATGGGTGGTTTTGTAGTCACGCTTGGTTTGCAAACTTGGCAGCATCGTCTTCCTATTGATGGTGGAAGTTTCCTGGGGCTGTTAGGTATTGTCGGAGTCGGGACGATTTTTGCCTATACTGCCTTTCTTAAAGGCGTCAGTATGGTTGGTCCTGTCAATGGTAGTCTTTTGGCCTCGATTGAGCCGATTGCATCTGTCTTTTTTGCAGTATGGTTGGTCAATGAGCAATTTTATGCAATTGATTTTGTTGGAATGTTGTTGATTTTACTTGCTGTTTTACTTATTTCTTTAAAAGATATATTGGTTGCCCAAAAGAGTATTGGTTAATATACTCTTTTTTGTTATACTAAAGAAAAAACTTGAAAGGAATAAAGATGATTAAAGAATTTTGTTCCGAAAATCATGTAGGTGTGATGAAGGCCCTATCCCTAGGAGCTAAACGGATTGAACTCTGTGATAATTTGGCAGTCGGAGGGACGACGCCGAGTTATGGAGTGATCAAACATGTTTGTCAACTGGCTCATGAGAATGAAGCCACAGTCATGACCATGATTCGCCCTCGAGGTGGAGATTTTTGCTACGATGAAGCTGAGGTGGAAAT
This region of Streptococcus suis genomic DNA includes:
- a CDS encoding DMT family transporter, encoding MAEKRLGTLITLIAGIAWGLSGVSGQYLMSRGVSVDMITSLRLLVSGFFLVGLAYATAKEQLLIVLKNRKALLGIFVFAMLGLVLNQMAYLQAIYHTNAGTATVLQYLCPILVLAYTCLKNREKPSGIELISILLAVAGTFLIATHGKLDELAVTPIGLFWGIFSAFTYALYIILPGKLIRQYGSITVIGLGMLMGGFVVTLGLQTWQHRLPIDGGSFLGLLGIVGVGTIFAYTAFLKGVSMVGPVNGSLLASIEPIASVFFAVWLVNEQFYAIDFVGMLLILLAVLLISLKDILVAQKSIG